The proteins below are encoded in one region of Equus przewalskii isolate Varuska chromosome 1, EquPr2, whole genome shotgun sequence:
- the LOC103561510 gene encoding olfactory receptor 4L1-like, producing MDLKNDSIGTEFILLGFSGPWQLQIFFFVTFSLIYGATVLGNILIMVMVTFSSTLHSPMYFLLGNLSFLDMCLSTVTTPKMITDLLTEHKTISIRGCMAQMFFMHFFGGAEMTLLIAMAYDRYIAICKPLHYRTIMSHRLLSGFVILSWIIGFIHTMSQMVLTVNLPFCGPSVIDNIFCDLPLVIKLACVETYTLELFVIADSGLLSFICFILLLVSYTVILATVQQRSSEGLSKALSTLSAHIIVVALFFGPCIFIYAWPFSSFAGNKILAVFYTVITPLLNPIIYTLRNQKMLSVMRKLWFQRVSSTQNF from the coding sequence ATGGATCTGAAAAACGACTCTATAGGGACTGAGTTTATTTTACTAGGATTTTCTGGACCATGGCAacttcagattttcttctttgtgacaTTCTCCTTGATCTACGGTGCTACTGTGCTGGGAAATATTCTCATCATGGTCATGGTGACATTTAGTTCCACGCTTCATTCTCCCATGTACTTCCTCCTTGGAAACCTCTCCTTTTTGGACATGTGTCTCTCCACCGTCACCACACCCAAGATGATCACAGACTTGCTCACTGAACACAAGACCATCTCCATACGGGGCTGCATGGCCCAGATGTTCTTCATGCATTTCTTTGGTGGTGCTGAGATGACTCTTTTGATAGCCATGGCCTATGACAGATACATAGCCATATGTAAACCCCTGCACTACAGGACAATCATGAGCCACAGGTTGCTAAGCGGGTTTGTGATACTTTCATGGATAATTGGTTTTATACACACCATGAGCCAGATGGTATTAACAGTGAACTTGCCTTTCTGTGGTCCTAGCGTCATAGACAATATATTTTGTGACCTTCCCCTTGTGATTAAGCTTGCTTGTGTTGAAACATATACCCTGGAATTATTTGTCATTGCTGATAGTGGGCTGCTCTCTTTTATCTGTTTCATCCTCCTGCTTGTCTCCTACACTGTCATTCTAGCCACTGTACAACAGAGATCATCTGAAGGCCTCTCCAAGGCTCTGTCCACATTGTCTGCCCACATCATTGTGGTCGCTCTGTTCTTTGGACCTTGTATTTTTATCTATGCCTGGCCATTCAGTAGTTTTGCAGGCAATAAAATCCTTGCTGTATTTTACACTGTTATCACACCCTTACTGAATCCTATTATCTACACactgagaaatcagaaaatgcttAGTGTCATGAGAAAATTATGGTTCCAACGTGTTAGTTCTACACAGAACTTTTAG
- the LOC103561521 gene encoding olfactory receptor 4K13-like — protein sequence MEKQNHTMVSQFILLGLTEFPELQIFFFLFFSVIYMAIVLSNLIIIFVVKFDPQLHSPMYFLLANLSFIDMSLASFATPKMICDLISDYKTISYEGCMAQMFFLHLLGGSEMMLLVAMAIDRYIAICKPLHYNNIMSHRVCIGLALLSWTTGFVHTMSQMVFTVTLPFCGPNVVDSFFCDLPQVIKLACTDTYTLELLVIALSGLLSLLCFTFLFISYSIILITVRHHSSSGSSKALSTLSAHITVVVLFFGPCVFIYIWPFSSISIDKILSVFYTIFTPLLNPIIYTFRNKDMKKAIRKIKTMHVSPRSTF from the coding sequence atggaaaagcaaaatcaCACCATGGTATCTCAGTTTATTTTGCTGGGACTGACAGAGTTTCCTGAgctacagattttctttttcctatttttttctgttatctaCATGGCCATTGTATTAAGTAATCTCATCATTATCTTTGTAGTGAAATTTGACCCTCAATTGCACTCTCCCATGTACTTCCTACTGGCCAATCTCTCCTTTATTGATATGTCCCTGGCCTCCTTTGCTACTCCTAAAATGATCTGTGACTTAATTAGTGACTATAAGACCATCTCCTATGAAGGCTGCATGGCCCAGATGTTTTTCCTTCACCTTTTGGGTGGAAGTGAGATGATGTTGCTAGTAGCCATGGCAATTGATAGATACATTGCTATATGCAAACCCCTCCATTACAACAATATTATGAGCCATCGTGTTTGCATTGGACTTGCACTTCTCTCCTGGACCACTGGTTTTGTGCACACTATGAGCCAAATGGTTTTCACAGTGACATTACCATTCTGTGGCCCCAATGTTGTGGATAGTTTTTTTTGTGATTTGCCTCAGGTAATCAAACTTGCGTGCACCGACACTTACACCTTGGAGCTATTAGTCATTGCACTGAGTGGACtactctctctgctctgtttcaCCTTTCTGTTCATCTCCTATAGCATCATCCTGATTACTGTCCGGCATCATTCCTCCAGTGGGTCTTCCAAGGCTTTGTCCACTCTGTCAGCCCACATTACAGTGGTGGTACTGTTCTTTGGACCTTGCGTCTTTATCTATATATGGCCATTTAGCAGCATCTCCATAGATAAGATCCTCTCTGTGTTTTATACAATTTTTACTCCTCTTTTAAATCCAATCATCTACACATTCAGGAATAAAGACATGaagaaagcaataagaaaaataaagactatgCATGTGAGTCCCAGATCAacattttaa